From Candidatus Dormiibacterota bacterium, a single genomic window includes:
- a CDS encoding DUF3048 domain-containing protein, producing the protein MRQTVARGSGLAATLRRRWWIFPIILLLVAAGLVLRALAAPLGVSASVADGDHAVVRSSAVALSFNQDMDVASVTQGFRIIPSVPYTMVVKNPRTFEFHPQLAPDTAYRIQVIGARKTVGFGSENYSVAFRTEPAPKVTGATFNDAPLAEGQQAVALRGNLKVAFSQPMDPVRTPVLVDGAALDTKSITWDATGQAATLALTLGHSRTHTLLVPKTATNRKHDLAVADWTLSFATVVQVPSAGSTARIGTSGAPIIIQIENSSQPTVRPQTGMQQADMIYEYISEFGIPRLSAVYWHPPSSLIGPVRSCRLITVALEQMYRGEIYCSGANDYVLGQVWKWPNVVYDYYYMYDFMYRASDRYAPHNVIARPDKITANTAAANLPALNYDIAPAHPDVALPGATPATSVSIPQHGAVWRYDANSHEYFKWQDGAPFTNVGTGQVHAKNLIIERVVSRLDTSPGNTGVHHTYNTEYYELAGEGTADIYSDGGMIHATWKHPNRDLPVVYYDASGNPVDLNTGLTWVHVIGSDQ; encoded by the coding sequence ATGCGCCAAACCGTGGCCCGCGGAAGCGGGTTAGCAGCGACGCTGCGGCGTCGCTGGTGGATTTTCCCCATCATCCTGCTGCTGGTGGCGGCCGGGCTGGTGCTCCGCGCCCTCGCCGCGCCCCTGGGGGTCAGCGCCAGCGTCGCCGACGGCGACCACGCCGTCGTTCGTAGCTCGGCGGTGGCGTTGAGCTTTAACCAGGACATGGACGTGGCGTCGGTCACACAGGGCTTTCGCATCATTCCGTCAGTGCCCTACACGATGGTCGTCAAGAATCCACGCACCTTTGAATTTCACCCGCAGCTGGCGCCCGACACCGCCTACCGCATCCAGGTGATCGGCGCGCGCAAGACGGTAGGGTTCGGGAGCGAGAACTATTCGGTCGCGTTTCGGACGGAGCCCGCGCCCAAGGTCACCGGTGCGACCTTCAACGATGCGCCCCTCGCCGAGGGCCAGCAGGCGGTCGCCTTGCGGGGCAACCTCAAGGTCGCCTTCTCACAGCCCATGGACCCCGTCCGCACGCCGGTCCTGGTGGACGGCGCCGCCCTTGATACCAAGAGCATCACCTGGGACGCGACGGGACAGGCAGCCACGCTTGCCTTGACGCTCGGGCACAGTCGCACCCACACGCTGCTGGTCCCCAAGACGGCGACGAACCGTAAGCACGACCTCGCGGTTGCCGATTGGACCCTCAGCTTCGCGACGGTGGTGCAGGTGCCCTCAGCCGGATCGACGGCACGGATCGGAACCTCGGGGGCGCCGATCATCATCCAGATCGAGAACAGCTCGCAGCCTACTGTCCGGCCGCAGACCGGCATGCAGCAGGCCGACATGATCTACGAGTACATCAGCGAGTTTGGCATCCCCCGGCTCTCGGCCGTCTACTGGCATCCACCGTCGAGCCTGATCGGACCGGTGCGAAGCTGCCGCCTGATCACGGTGGCACTCGAGCAGATGTACCGCGGCGAGATCTACTGCTCGGGCGCCAACGACTACGTCCTCGGCCAGGTGTGGAAGTGGCCGAACGTCGTCTACGACTACTACTACATGTACGACTTCATGTACCGGGCCTCGGATCGCTATGCGCCCCACAACGTCATCGCCCGCCCCGACAAGATCACGGCCAATACCGCGGCGGCGAACCTGCCGGCCCTCAACTATGACATCGCGCCGGCGCATCCGGACGTGGCGCTCCCGGGTGCCACGCCGGCGACCAGCGTCTCGATCCCGCAGCACGGGGCCGTGTGGCGCTATGATGCCAACTCGCATGAGTACTTCAAGTGGCAGGACGGGGCGCCGTTCACCAACGTCGGGACCGGCCAGGTCCATGCCAAAAACCTGATCATCGAGCGCGTCGTATCGCGCCTCGACACCAGCCCGGGCAACACGGGCGTGCACCACACGTACAACACCGAGTACTACGAGCTTGCCGGCGAAGGCACGGCCGACATCTATTCGGACGGCGGGATGATCCATGCGACCTGGAAACATCCCAATCGCGACCTACCGGTTGTCTACTACGATGCCAGCGGCAATCCGGTGGATCTCAACACTGGGCTGACCTGGGTTCACGTGATAGGGAGTGATCAATGA
- a CDS encoding MerR family transcriptional regulator, with protein sequence MGKRKRSSAIAPGRAVFTPSIASEILNLHPRTLMIYESEHLIKPQRTATNRRRYSEDDIRRVRVIQFLTRQKGVNLAGVKYVLHLLQSLGSQGLDLNQVRELDTLQEVSGNGLSA encoded by the coding sequence GTGGGAAAACGAAAGAGGTCGTCGGCGATCGCCCCCGGACGGGCGGTCTTCACGCCAAGTATCGCGAGCGAGATCCTCAACCTCCACCCGCGCACGCTGATGATCTACGAGAGCGAACACCTCATCAAACCGCAGCGAACGGCGACGAACCGCCGCCGGTATTCGGAGGATGACATCCGGCGGGTTCGGGTGATCCAGTTCCTGACCCGGCAGAAAGGCGTCAACCTGGCCGGCGTCAAGTACGTGCTTCATCTGCTCCAGTCATTGGGCAGCCAGGGCCTGGATCTGAACCAGGTCCGCGAGCTCGACACGCTACAGGAAGTCTCGGGAAACGGGCTGAGCGCGTAA
- a CDS encoding trehalose-6-phosphate synthase produces the protein MLAIEQYTRRLLRDFYPIVAANRPPVDLAPDPADRERFVRGAGGLVTGLSGLAQATGAVWVASVRDGFEGELELGDGGEPMMVETTDGSRYQVSWVNPPRLAYDLYYNTIANPLLWFVQHYLWNLAEAPVLDDSTQRAWTEGYRLVNQLFAQQIVREARRGRKRPLVLSHDYHLYLVPRLVRRELPDAVLQHFVHIPWPTPQYWKVLPHYMRDEIMDGLLAADIIGLQTHSDVRNFLLTCEENMGLPVDFRQQTAFYRGRTVWVRRYPISIDVREFERSAASPAVERAERDVLRWRPEQLIYRVDRMDLSKNISRGFIAYERLLQAHPEWHRRVVFWAMLQKTRQNVPEYREYARQVVQVVRVINSRYASADWQPIRLELRDDMNRAVAGYKQFDVLLVNPIYDGMNLVAKEGITVNRRGGALVLSENAGTHEELGEWAITINPFDVDATAQALHRALLMDPVERHARAEKMRAVVQQNDVARWISAQLQDIRDLVEPLAARQPELANEGTVPVGRDGSI, from the coding sequence ATGCTGGCGATCGAGCAGTACACCCGGCGCCTCCTACGGGACTTCTATCCGATCGTGGCCGCCAACCGGCCGCCGGTTGACCTGGCGCCCGATCCAGCCGATCGAGAACGGTTCGTCCGCGGCGCGGGCGGGCTGGTGACCGGGCTCTCCGGACTGGCCCAGGCGACCGGAGCGGTGTGGGTCGCCAGCGTGCGCGACGGCTTCGAGGGCGAGCTCGAGTTAGGGGACGGCGGCGAACCGATGATGGTGGAGACCACCGACGGCTCTCGATACCAGGTGAGCTGGGTCAACCCGCCGCGCCTGGCCTATGACCTGTACTACAACACGATCGCGAACCCCCTGCTCTGGTTTGTGCAGCATTACCTGTGGAACCTGGCGGAGGCGCCCGTGCTTGACGACAGCACCCAGCGAGCCTGGACCGAGGGCTACCGCCTGGTCAACCAGCTCTTCGCCCAGCAGATCGTGCGCGAAGCGCGGCGGGGCCGCAAGCGACCGCTCGTGCTATCGCACGACTATCACCTCTACCTGGTGCCCCGCCTCGTTCGACGCGAGCTGCCCGACGCGGTTCTGCAGCATTTCGTCCACATCCCCTGGCCTACGCCGCAGTACTGGAAGGTGTTGCCTCACTACATGCGCGACGAGATCATGGACGGTTTGCTGGCGGCGGACATCATTGGTCTGCAGACCCACTCCGACGTGCGCAACTTCCTATTGACCTGCGAGGAAAACATGGGGCTGCCAGTGGACTTCCGACAGCAGACCGCCTTCTACCGGGGCCGCACCGTCTGGGTGCGGCGCTACCCGATCTCGATCGACGTTCGCGAGTTCGAGCGGAGCGCGGCCAGCCCGGCGGTGGAGCGAGCCGAGCGGGACGTGCTGCGCTGGCGTCCCGAGCAGCTGATCTACCGGGTCGACCGCATGGATCTTTCCAAGAACATCAGTCGCGGGTTCATCGCCTACGAGCGACTCCTCCAGGCTCATCCGGAGTGGCATCGCCGCGTCGTCTTCTGGGCGATGCTGCAGAAGACGCGCCAGAACGTGCCGGAGTACCGCGAGTACGCCCGCCAGGTGGTGCAGGTGGTGCGCGTCATCAATAGCCGTTACGCCTCTGCGGACTGGCAGCCGATCCGGCTGGAGCTGCGCGACGACATGAACCGAGCGGTCGCCGGCTACAAACAGTTCGACGTCCTATTGGTCAATCCCATCTACGATGGTATGAACCTCGTGGCGAAGGAAGGGATCACGGTCAATCGTCGCGGCGGCGCACTGGTCCTCTCGGAGAACGCCGGCACGCACGAAGAGCTCGGTGAATGGGCGATCACGATAAACCCGTTCGATGTCGACGCGACGGCGCAGGCGCTGCACCGGGCGCTGCTGATGGATCCTGTCGAGCGGCATGCGCGCGCCGAAAAGATGCGCGCCGTCGTGCAGCAGAACGATGTCGCACGCTGGATCTCGGCGCAGCTGCAGGACATCCGGGACCTGGTCGAGCCACTGGCCGCGCGGCAGCCCGAGCTGGCCAACGAGGGCACCGTCCCGGTGGGGCGCGACGGCTCGATCTAG
- a CDS encoding MerR family transcriptional regulator encodes MALPHKSSEVSDMFDIEPRTLFVYESENLIAPERTPTQRRRYSRRDIERIRLIRELTTVHGINLAGVKVIFSLMEAAVQNRLQIPETEFPELAGARHLWA; translated from the coding sequence TTGGCCTTGCCGCATAAGTCGAGCGAAGTCTCCGATATGTTCGACATCGAGCCGCGCACGCTCTTCGTTTACGAGAGCGAAAACCTGATCGCGCCCGAGCGGACCCCTACCCAGCGGCGGCGCTACTCACGCCGCGATATCGAACGGATCCGGCTCATCCGCGAGCTCACCACCGTCCACGGTATTAACCTCGCCGGGGTCAAGGTGATCTTCTCGTTGATGGAGGCGGCGGTGCAGAACCGGCTGCAGATCCCCGAGACCGAGTTTCCGGAGCTTGCCGGCGCCCGTCACCTCTGGGCCTGA